Genomic segment of Cytophagia bacterium CHB2:
GGAACCGAATCTCGGCCAGATCTTACCCGTGTAATCGTGGAGCTTGAGCGCCGCGGCCCGGAATACAATGTATTTCAGGCCATCTTCCTAGCGGAGATCGCAACAAAACACTGGCATCCGCAACGCAACGATTTTGTGCTCGAACAAACCGGCTTGCGATTTCGACCGTATGAAATGTTCGTTTATCCGCCCAAGGATATTCGTGCGATTGAGCGCCGGAATAATGTGTTGACGTTTGTGCTGAATTTCATGGGCCTGTACGGCATCAACTCGCCGCTGCCGCGTTGCTATCATGAACAAGTTGCCATGCAGCAAAGCGATCACGGCGCCGGTGAGGTGCCGTTGCAGAATTTTTTAGACATTTTTAGTAATCGTTTTTACTGGCTCTATTATCAGGCCTGGAAAAAATATCGCTACTACTTGCAGTTGCGCGACGAGCCTGAGAATAAAATCGCGCCGCGCGTGTTTTCGTTTATCGGCCGCGTTTCGCCCGACGGGGACCGCGCACAAGATGGCCCGATCTCCAGGTTTCGCCTGCTGCAATTTTCCGGTATCCTTTCCAATCGCAGCCGCAACAAAGCGGGGCTGCATATTTTGCTGCACGAGTTCTTTCCGAAATTTCAAATCGCGATTCGAGAGTTCATTCCGCACTGGGTGAAACTGTCCGACTTGCCGGTGATGGGCGAGAAAGATCCGGAGAAAGCGCCGACGCTCGGGGTGAATGCTGTTGCCGGCAGTTCCATGCGCGATTTTACCAGCCGTATTCGCATCGAGATCGGGCCGATCGGTTTTGCGGATTATCTCGAATTTACACCGCAAGCTCCTCAGGCTGAACTCTTGTGCGAATTGCTTAATCTTTACCTCAATGACGGCCTGGAATATGATGTACGTTTTATCATCAAATCAGAAACCATCATCTCCGTGGCGTGGAATGATCGCCGCTTGCGTTTAGGCTCGACGATTTGGCTGGGAAAGCCACGGCAAGCGACGGTGAATGTCGATTATAGCTATGAGCAGTTTGCTAAAAGAGCATTTTAGTTGTTTTGATTTCAAAACCGATTGAATTGTTTCACTTTAAACTTTACACCTTGAACTCTGCTCGTGTAAGGTGTAACGTGAAAATCAATCACCTCAAAAGTGTAATCATGCAAAGCAAAGATCTCCGTTCACTTCTGCTCAAGCTCAACAACTACCTCGTGCGCACGCTTGACACGGCGACGGGCATGGGCATTAAGCGCAATCATTACGAGATCACCATCGAACATTTGCTTGTCGCGCTGCTCGAAGATGGCCAGG
This window contains:
- the tssG gene encoding type VI secretion system baseplate subunit TssG → MGTESRPDLTRVIVELERRGPEYNVFQAIFLAEIATKHWHPQRNDFVLEQTGLRFRPYEMFVYPPKDIRAIERRNNVLTFVLNFMGLYGINSPLPRCYHEQVAMQQSDHGAGEVPLQNFLDIFSNRFYWLYYQAWKKYRYYLQLRDEPENKIAPRVFSFIGRVSPDGDRAQDGPISRFRLLQFSGILSNRSRNKAGLHILLHEFFPKFQIAIREFIPHWVKLSDLPVMGEKDPEKAPTLGVNAVAGSSMRDFTSRIRIEIGPIGFADYLEFTPQAPQAELLCELLNLYLNDGLEYDVRFIIKSETIISVAWNDRRLRLGSTIWLGKPRQATVNVDYSYEQFAKRAF